TTGTTATCATTATTCTATTAACTATGTTTTAATTACCACCGTTTACCCAATAGGCATTTAGTGTCATGAAAGGGTTATTGGTTAAAGCATCGCTGCTGATAGGCCATGTCCAGGCACCGCGGTTAAATTTGTCTAACGTTAATACATTATATGACCACTCGCTGCTAAGTATCCTGCGGGTGCGTACCAGGTCGAAATAATGATGCCCTTCGCCCATCAATTCGCGTGATCTTTCTAAAAAGATAAAGTCCTTCAGATCCTGGCCGCCCGAACCGGAATATTGCGAAGCTTCGGCCCTGTCCCTCACTTTGTTAACCAACGCTATTGCCTCATTATCCTGCCCTAATTCGGCCATTGCTTCGGCACATAGTAAAATTTCGCCGGCATACCTGAAAATCATAAAAGTATTATCGGGGTTACTATCTTCTTCGCCCGTTGCAAATGCATTCTGAGCAAATTTTAGCATCATGAATTTTCCGTTATCGGCATATATGTCTTCATTAAACCATACTGTCGCCCGTTTATCTGCAGTTCCGGGATATAGTTTTTGCATATATTCTCCGCGGAAATAAGCAAAGCTTATCCTGTGCGTATACTCCGGCCGTTTGTAGGGATAATGCAAAAACATATCGCCAATGGGTGCTATGTTTGAGTTTGCATCGCCATAGTTAATGCTGCGGTAAAATTCAAAGAGGCTTTCATCCGAACGCCCTTTAATAACCGTGGCCCATTCTGCAATTGGCAATAACCTGTAAGCATTGCTTTTAATGAGCTCCTGGCCCAGATCGACAGTTTCCTGGTAATACTTATTGGCATTTGCCTTATCAAAACCGGCATTCCACATATTCATATTCATCATCAATGCGATGATGCTGCCCCTGCTTGCCCGTACCCCTTTCAGGGCTGGGTCCGAGTAAGTCCAGGGCATGTTGTCTTTATATATCTTCAGGTCGGCAATACATTTATTTAAAACCGAAACCATGTTTTCACGGGGTAAAGACGTGGAATGAAAAGCATCGGTATAATAAGGTACATCGCCATAAAGCCGTACCATAAAGAAATAAGCCAGCGACCGTATAAAAGCCGCTTCGCCTTTAAATTGGTTTTTCTCAGTGGTGGATACTCCGGGTATGCCTTCGTCCAGTTTAGATATCAGGATATTGGCTCCCTGTATTACCTGGTAATAACCTGTCCAGTTGGTAATTTTATAAAAATTGTAAAAATTCCATGGCGGGTTACCGTTGATAAGGCCCAGCAAATCGTTTCTGCCCAATACTTCAACATACTCACGGGCCGGCCCCAGATCTGATTGTGCTTCGTGCATTACCTCGCCAGAGCGGTATTCGCCGGTAGCGCCTATGAAATGAGTTTCGTTGATCTTCCCAAAAAACAGCCGCGAAAGATCATATATATTGGCAATAACATCCTCTTTTGAGCGGTAAAAATTGTTGCCCGTTAACTTATCAATAGGTTGAATGTTCAAAAACTTTTTACAGGCAGGTAAACAGAAACTTCCTGTAATTACTAAAATGTATAAAATACTTTTTTTCATGATTTTAAGTTTTATTTACTTGTGTTGAGTTCTAAGTTTAAACCAATATTATAGGTACGCGGCACAGGGTATCCGCTGGATATATCCCGCCCCAGCGTAGTTACGTTCTCGGGGTTGGGCCCTTTATAGCTTGAAAACGTAGTTAGGTTATTGGTTGAGAAATACACCCTTAGGTTGTTAAAACCAATCTTACGAATAAGCTTGCGATCAAATGAGTACGACAGCGTTACGTTATTTATTTTAAAATACGATCCATCTTCGGCCCATAATGTTTGATCGGGCCTTAAAGGCTGTATCTGGTTATAGGTGGAAAACGAATAAGGGTTTGGATAAACTGTATGATCGCCGGGCTGCCTCCAGATATCCATATTACTTAAAGGCACAACAGCCAGTAAATCATAAGGATTGCGTGATATGGCCAAACGATCGGCCAGTGCATTATTCAAAACAGTTCTTTTGGCAGTAAATGTTGCGTAGATGTTAAGGCCAAAATTTTTGTATATAATATTGGTTGATATACCGCCGGTTACCAAGGGTTGTGAATTACCGGTTATTTCATAATCTCTGTCGTCTAATATATAATCGCCGTTAACATCTTTAAAAATAGGATCGCCTGCTTTAAACGGTACCCCGTTAGACGAATATTTTTTTCCGGTTGCGGGGTTTACCGGCACTTCAGCATCGGTTGAATATACACCCTGGTTGATGTGCAAATAGTTTGACAGCGTGTTTTGACCTACCCTAAAAACAATGTGCTGTAAATAAGGACTGTTATCAAACTTAATGTACTGACCATTATACTCGGCAGGCAGCTTTAATAAAACATCACGGTTGATGGCGCCGTTCATCGAGATACTCCAGTTAAAATCTTTTGAAATTACCGGCCGTACCGTAAGCGTTAACTCATAACCATAATCGGCAATAGCTACATCATTGCTCACCCGGCGGTTAAAGCCGGTAGTGTTTGATAAAAACCTGTCGAACAATAAATTATCAACCTTTTTATAATAGGTATCAAAGTTTAAATCAACCCGGCTTTGAAATAGCCCGATATCAAATCCTAAATTGTATTGTGTAGTGGTAGTTGGTTTTAATGTAGGATTGGGTATAAAATCATAATTTATACCAATAGTTGGATTATTGTTAAAGTTGCCATTCAGGTTATAAATACCATAAATACTTTGCAGGCTACCGGTAGGCACAATATTCTGACCCCAGGTTAGTCTTATACCACCATAAGTAAGCCACGACAGATCTTTAAACCAGTTTTCTTTACTGTAGTTCCATTTTAAACCCACCGATGGGTTTTTGGAGTAAGGGTTCTCTAACCCGTTTGATGACGTGCCATCTAACCGGTATGAAAGTTCAACCACGTATTTGCGCTGAAAATCATAACTTACTGCACCTGCAAATGACGCGATAGTGGCATTTTTATAATTTGAAAGCACACCACCACCACGCGAATTATATGAATCGTAACCTACCGGTCCCTGGAGCTGATCGTTAGGCGTGCGCTCCTGCCTGATGATGCCACTTTGACCGCCCTGTTTATATATTTCATTAAATAAGTTAACAAAAATATTATGGTTACCGCCTAATGTTTTAGCGTAAGTAATGGCGTTACGGTTATACAAGGTGTAGTTTCGGCCCTCAAAATCATATACCTGGGCAAATTGCGAGTTGGCTGCCGCAGGCGTAAAAGTTGATTCGGCATCAGAGGTATAATCATAACTGATACTTGATGATAACGCGAGCCCGGGAATAAACTCGTACCGCCCATCTACGTTGGCCCTTATGTTTCTTGAACTGTTGCTGTTCAACGTTTTCAAGGCTGATGTAACACCGTCTGACGACAGGTAGAATGATGGAGGCGGCAATAACGTTGATGCCTGGCCGTTTGAAGCAACACCTTGTTGCAGCAGCCCCAGGCCATCGCCTTTAGCCTGGCTACCTACCGAGCCAAATAAGGACCCGAAAAACCTAAACTTGTCGTTTGGTTTAAACTCCATGTTCATATTCAGGTTATACCTGTCAAATCCGGTGTTTTTTATTACCCCTTTTTCTGAGTAGTAGCCAACATTTGCCTTGTAATTGAATTTTTGATCGCCGCCATCTAAAGCCAGGTTATGGCTTTGGTTATAGGTAGTAGCATAAAATATAGACTGCCAGTTGGTTGAGTTATTCCAATAAGCATTTAAACTATCGGCCAAAAAGCCTGTCATCCCTATTTTTCGTAACTCATCAACCGTTGTGGCATTTGATAATATTTGCTGAATTTTTGCCCGGCGCTCATCGTTACCTCCTAATGTTTCGCGCAGTTTTGGCGGCGCGTTAACAAAAAAGTTAGTGGTATAACGCACCCTTGGCACCTTTGAATTTCCGCGTTTAGTAGTAATGATAATTACACCATAGGCACCTCTTGAACCATAAAGAGAAGTTGCCTGGGCATCTTTCATGATCTGGATACTCTGGATGTCTTCTACCGGGATCAAGGACAATGGGCTAACCCCGGGGCCCTGGGTTTGAAAACCAAATTCGGCTGCCTTATCGGCATCTAAAGGCACCCCATCGATAATGTACAGCGGAGATGTTGGCTGTAAAAATGATTCGTTGCCGCTGCCGCTAACACTAAGGGTTGACAAGCCACGAACCTGTACCGAGCCCCTGAAGCCCGGTGCGCCCGTATTGTTCTGAATGTTTAAGCCGGCAACCTTACCTTGCAGTAACTGTTCAAAACTTGATACAGG
The genomic region above belongs to Mucilaginibacter sp. KACC 22773 and contains:
- a CDS encoding RagB/SusD family nutrient uptake outer membrane protein, translated to MKKSILYILVITGSFCLPACKKFLNIQPIDKLTGNNFYRSKEDVIANIYDLSRLFFGKINETHFIGATGEYRSGEVMHEAQSDLGPAREYVEVLGRNDLLGLINGNPPWNFYNFYKITNWTGYYQVIQGANILISKLDEGIPGVSTTEKNQFKGEAAFIRSLAYFFMVRLYGDVPYYTDAFHSTSLPRENMVSVLNKCIADLKIYKDNMPWTYSDPALKGVRASRGSIIALMMNMNMWNAGFDKANANKYYQETVDLGQELIKSNAYRLLPIAEWATVIKGRSDESLFEFYRSINYGDANSNIAPIGDMFLHYPYKRPEYTHRISFAYFRGEYMQKLYPGTADKRATVWFNEDIYADNGKFMMLKFAQNAFATGEEDSNPDNTFMIFRYAGEILLCAEAMAELGQDNEAIALVNKVRDRAEASQYSGSGGQDLKDFIFLERSRELMGEGHHYFDLVRTRRILSSEWSYNVLTLDKFNRGAWTWPISSDALTNNPFMTLNAYWVNGGN
- a CDS encoding SusC/RagA family TonB-linked outer membrane protein, which produces MRKYILFYVVLIVCIICSADTYAQTKNITVSGKVLDKPENKVLVGVNISIDKKGIAQTDANGRFSITVPVNSVVSFSFIGFVTQKLKVEENQKDIIITLSEDKKGLNEIVIVGYQNRSKETTTGASAIITNKDIADIPVSSFEQLLQGKVAGLNIQNNTGAPGFRGSVQVRGLSTLSVSGSGNESFLQPTSPLYIIDGVPLDADKAAEFGFQTQGPGVSPLSLIPVEDIQSIQIMKDAQATSLYGSRGAYGVIIITTKRGNSKVPRVRYTTNFFVNAPPKLRETLGGNDERRAKIQQILSNATTVDELRKIGMTGFLADSLNAYWNNSTNWQSIFYATTYNQSHNLALDGGDQKFNYKANVGYYSEKGVIKNTGFDRYNLNMNMEFKPNDKFRFFGSLFGSVGSQAKGDGLGLLQQGVASNGQASTLLPPPSFYLSSDGVTSALKTLNSNSSRNIRANVDGRYEFIPGLALSSSISYDYTSDAESTFTPAAANSQFAQVYDFEGRNYTLYNRNAITYAKTLGGNHNIFVNLFNEIYKQGGQSGIIRQERTPNDQLQGPVGYDSYNSRGGGVLSNYKNATIASFAGAVSYDFQRKYVVELSYRLDGTSSNGLENPYSKNPSVGLKWNYSKENWFKDLSWLTYGGIRLTWGQNIVPTGSLQSIYGIYNLNGNFNNNPTIGINYDFIPNPTLKPTTTTQYNLGFDIGLFQSRVDLNFDTYYKKVDNLLFDRFLSNTTGFNRRVSNDVAIADYGYELTLTVRPVISKDFNWSISMNGAINRDVLLKLPAEYNGQYIKFDNSPYLQHIVFRVGQNTLSNYLHINQGVYSTDAEVPVNPATGKKYSSNGVPFKAGDPIFKDVNGDYILDDRDYEITGNSQPLVTGGISTNIIYKNFGLNIYATFTAKRTVLNNALADRLAISRNPYDLLAVVPLSNMDIWRQPGDHTVYPNPYSFSTYNQIQPLRPDQTLWAEDGSYFKINNVTLSYSFDRKLIRKIGFNNLRVYFSTNNLTTFSSYKGPNPENVTTLGRDISSGYPVPRTYNIGLNLELNTSK